In a genomic window of Syntrophorhabdaceae bacterium:
- a CDS encoding DJ-1 family glyoxalase III, translating into MDRAVIVPIADGSEELEAVCIIDVLRRAGAQVTVASVSGLQIVGSRGVKLMADRLVAECVNDAYDLVVLPGGMPGSEHLRDSKAVIHLLKQQAEEEKLYGALCAAPAIVLHHHGLIDGRRVACHPEFRHLITNAEVISGAVAVDGNVITGRGAGVAVEFSLTLVEYLFDREKASEVAEGMVFVGEWREG; encoded by the coding sequence TTGGATAGGGCCGTTATAGTACCTATAGCCGACGGCAGTGAAGAACTGGAAGCGGTCTGCATCATCGATGTGCTGAGGAGGGCAGGGGCGCAGGTAACGGTCGCATCCGTGAGCGGACTTCAGATAGTCGGCTCCAGGGGCGTAAAATTGATGGCCGACCGTCTGGTCGCGGAATGCGTCAATGATGCCTATGACCTCGTGGTACTTCCCGGCGGGATGCCCGGTTCAGAGCATCTTCGTGACTCGAAGGCGGTAATTCACCTTTTGAAGCAACAGGCCGAGGAGGAAAAACTCTATGGCGCCCTCTGTGCTGCCCCTGCCATAGTGCTCCATCATCACGGTCTTATTGACGGCCGTCGCGTCGCCTGTCATCCCGAATTCAGACATCTCATCACGAATGCCGAGGTTATTTCAGGTGCGGTGGCAGTCGACGGAAATGTGATTACCGGCCGCGGTGCGGGTGTGGCGGTGGAATTTTCTCTTACCCTCGTGGAATACCTTTTCGATAGAGAAAAGGCATCAGAGGTGGCGGAAGGGATGGTTTTCGTCGGGGAATGGCGCGAAGGATAA
- a CDS encoding methyl-accepting chemotaxis protein: protein MSGLAGKLKIKQKLWIIVGISLVGLVLTEAIFLGSLKNDLFEEKKMRTKSVVETAYDMVQYYYNEAKLGKLTEEEAKLRARSVVRSLRYDGNEYFWINDMNHTMLSHPFFELEGKDATNLPGDVKAIVIAFVDKVKSQKAGFVPYVWKKPNSEVLAPKVAYVKGFEPWGWVIGSGIYTYDIDTALWNKALREALLVLLVFCAIVAVSALVARSITTPLAAVRERLKRMSEGDLRLETEGPREEDYGQGTNETSQLLRALHNMRSSLDSLIGKVQLSGMQVTSSTTEIAASARELEATVGQQAASIKEVTATTKEISNTSESLAKTMEGVGDAVAESASTAESGREKLRRMELSMRDFIQATGYISTKLGVINDKANKISGIVTTINKISDQTNLLSLNAAIEAEKAGEYGKGFSVVAREITHLSDQTAIATKDIEYMVREMQSSVTSGVMEMDKFAEGVRRGVEETSSISDQLGKIIDQVKAISPQFENVTATMHYQVEGAQQISEAMTQLSAMAEHTKESLSEFKEVTEQLNSAVQVLRAEVSRFKLSHGSI, encoded by the coding sequence ATGAGCGGTCTCGCCGGAAAACTGAAGATAAAACAGAAGCTCTGGATCATCGTGGGCATATCGCTCGTGGGGCTGGTCCTGACCGAAGCGATATTTCTCGGTTCCCTCAAGAACGATCTCTTCGAAGAAAAGAAGATGAGAACCAAGAGCGTCGTCGAAACCGCGTATGATATGGTCCAATATTATTACAACGAAGCGAAGCTGGGAAAGCTGACCGAAGAGGAGGCGAAGCTTCGGGCCAGGTCCGTGGTGAGGTCTTTACGTTATGACGGAAATGAGTATTTCTGGATCAACGATATGAACCACACCATGCTCTCCCACCCCTTTTTTGAGCTGGAAGGAAAAGATGCAACCAATCTCCCCGGTGACGTAAAGGCCATAGTCATCGCCTTCGTCGACAAGGTAAAATCTCAGAAAGCAGGTTTTGTCCCTTATGTATGGAAGAAACCCAATTCGGAGGTCTTAGCCCCCAAAGTAGCATACGTCAAAGGTTTCGAGCCCTGGGGCTGGGTGATCGGCTCGGGCATCTATACCTACGATATCGATACCGCCCTGTGGAATAAGGCGTTAAGGGAGGCGCTCCTGGTGCTTCTGGTCTTTTGCGCGATCGTCGCAGTCTCCGCCCTCGTCGCGAGGAGCATTACCACACCTCTCGCCGCCGTTCGGGAAAGGCTTAAGAGGATGTCCGAGGGAGATCTCAGACTGGAAACGGAAGGGCCGAGAGAGGAAGATTACGGGCAAGGCACGAATGAAACAAGCCAACTATTGAGGGCCCTTCACAACATGCGGTCGAGCCTCGATTCGCTCATCGGGAAAGTGCAGCTTTCGGGTATGCAGGTTACTTCATCCACCACGGAGATAGCCGCTTCCGCCAGGGAGCTTGAGGCTACGGTGGGGCAGCAGGCCGCTTCGATCAAGGAGGTCACCGCGACCACGAAAGAGATATCGAATACTTCGGAATCCCTCGCAAAGACGATGGAGGGCGTGGGCGATGCAGTGGCCGAAAGCGCTTCCACCGCAGAATCGGGCCGGGAAAAGCTGAGGCGCATGGAGCTATCCATGCGTGATTTCATTCAGGCCACCGGATATATCTCCACAAAACTGGGAGTGATAAACGACAAGGCAAACAAGATCTCCGGCATCGTGACGACAATCAACAAGATTTCGGACCAGACGAACCTCCTTTCCCTGAACGCAGCCATCGAGGCAGAGAAAGCCGGAGAATACGGGAAAGGCTTCTCAGTGGTGGCGAGGGAGATTACCCATCTTTCCGACCAAACCGCCATTGCAACGAAAGACATCGAATATATGGTCAGGGAGATGCAGTCGTCCGTTACATCGGGCGTTATGGAGATGGACAAGTTCGCGGAGGGTGTACGCCGGGGGGTAGAAGAAACTTCGAGCATAAGCGATCAGCTCGGCAAGATCATCGACCAGGTAAAGGCGATCAGTCCCCAATTCGAGAATGTGACCGCCACCATGCACTATCAGGTCGAGGGGGCACAGCAGATCAGCGAGGCAATGACCCAGCTTTCCGCTATGGCGGAGCACACCAAGGAATCACTTTCGGAATTCAAGGAGGTCACTGAGCAGTTGAACTCTGCAGTTCAGGTCCTCCGCGCCGAAGTGTCACGGTTCAAGCTGAGTCACGGGTCTATATGA
- a CDS encoding archease: MPYRNLPDIAIADTAFEATGETREALFAAAADAVMSVMVDDLGTIGEGEVRNVRLTNDTLDLLLLDFLEEFIFFKDSEQLLLRPRHITIFDKEGPLVLEAVLSGERMDPEKHAFKVDVKAVTLHMFEITKTDEGWKATVVLDV, from the coding sequence GTGCCGTACCGGAATCTTCCCGACATAGCCATTGCCGATACGGCATTTGAAGCCACGGGGGAAACGCGCGAAGCCTTGTTCGCCGCCGCCGCGGATGCGGTGATGAGCGTAATGGTCGACGACCTGGGGACAATTGGGGAGGGCGAGGTACGGAACGTGCGCCTTACCAACGATACACTCGATCTTCTCCTTCTCGATTTTCTTGAAGAATTTATTTTTTTCAAAGACTCGGAGCAGCTTTTGCTGCGCCCCCGTCACATCACCATCTTCGATAAAGAAGGCCCTCTCGTTCTTGAGGCCGTCCTGTCAGGGGAACGTATGGACCCCGAAAAACATGCCTTCAAAGTCGATGTGAAGGCGGTTACCCTTCATATGTTTGAAATTACAAAAACCGATGAAGGATGGAAGGCAACCGTGGTCCTCGATGTCTAG
- a CDS encoding RtcB family protein produces the protein MIKPFPKVKEMARPEVLTRRSPTLWEIPVTYKPGMHVPARIYGTEQIINAMDDGVFDQITNVACLPGIIGHACCMPDGHWGYGFPIGGVAAFDPEKGVISPGGIGFDINCGMRLVRTNLTFDEVKPRLKTLVDRLFHKVPAGVGSKGFVKLSRKEFDEILSSGAQWCYKRGCAWPEDLEMTEENGCLKGADPAKISDRAVERGTDQLGTLGSGNHYCEIQVAKPENIFDPEKARLMGFTIPNQVVLMFHCGSRGFGHQVASDYLKIFLSVAEKKYGIHLRDRELASAPFLSPEGQDYFAATKCAANMAYANRQMILHRVREVFSEVFDRDPRDLGMHMVYDVAHNTAKMERHLVNGRQRDVVVHRKGSTRAFGPGMEGIPEKYRQTGQPVIIGGSMETGSYLLAGMISGNEAFYSTAHGSGRRMSRHQAKKLVQGRTLQRAMEERGIYVRSSSMAGLAEEAGGAYKDIDEVAEATELAGLSSRVVRLMPIGNIKG, from the coding sequence ATGATTAAACCTTTCCCTAAGGTAAAGGAAATGGCAAGGCCGGAAGTTCTTACAAGACGCTCCCCCACTCTCTGGGAGATCCCCGTTACATATAAGCCCGGTATGCATGTGCCCGCACGTATTTATGGCACCGAGCAGATCATTAATGCCATGGACGACGGGGTCTTCGACCAAATCACGAATGTTGCCTGTCTCCCCGGGATTATCGGACATGCCTGCTGTATGCCCGATGGACACTGGGGATACGGTTTTCCCATAGGCGGCGTGGCTGCTTTTGATCCTGAAAAAGGCGTAATCTCACCGGGGGGAATCGGATTCGATATAAACTGCGGAATGAGGCTTGTCCGTACGAACCTCACATTCGACGAGGTCAAGCCCCGCCTCAAGACACTGGTAGACAGGCTATTCCACAAAGTGCCTGCGGGAGTGGGCAGCAAGGGGTTCGTCAAACTCTCGCGGAAAGAATTTGATGAAATCCTGAGTTCCGGCGCCCAGTGGTGTTACAAAAGGGGCTGCGCCTGGCCCGAGGATCTGGAGATGACTGAAGAGAACGGCTGCCTCAAAGGCGCGGACCCCGCAAAGATAAGCGACAGGGCGGTGGAACGGGGGACCGACCAGTTGGGCACTCTCGGTTCAGGCAACCATTACTGCGAGATCCAGGTGGCGAAACCTGAAAATATATTCGACCCGGAGAAGGCGCGCCTCATGGGGTTTACCATCCCGAACCAGGTGGTCCTTATGTTCCACTGCGGGAGCCGTGGATTCGGTCATCAGGTTGCCTCCGATTATCTCAAAATATTTCTCAGTGTGGCTGAAAAGAAATATGGTATCCATCTAAGGGACCGGGAGCTGGCTTCAGCCCCGTTCCTTTCCCCGGAAGGGCAGGATTATTTTGCCGCGACGAAATGCGCGGCGAACATGGCCTATGCGAACCGGCAGATGATTCTCCACCGGGTGCGGGAGGTATTTTCGGAAGTGTTTGACCGCGACCCGCGTGATTTGGGAATGCACATGGTATACGACGTGGCTCACAATACGGCCAAAATGGAGCGCCATCTGGTAAACGGAAGGCAGCGCGATGTGGTGGTGCACAGAAAAGGCTCCACGAGAGCCTTCGGGCCGGGAATGGAAGGGATCCCCGAGAAGTACCGGCAGACGGGTCAGCCCGTGATCATTGGTGGGAGCATGGAGACGGGCTCTTACCTCCTTGCAGGCATGATCTCAGGCAATGAGGCCTTTTATTCGACCGCCCACGGCAGCGGGAGAAGGATGAGCAGGCATCAGGCAAAGAAGTTGGTCCAGGGGAGGACTCTCCAGAGAGCCATGGAGGAACGGGGAATCTATGTCCGCTCGAGCTCTATGGCGGGTCTGGCGGAAGAAGCGGGTGGGGCCTATAAGGACATCGATGAGGTCGCAGAGGCTACCGAGCTCGCCGGTCTCAGCAGCAGGGTAGTGCGATTGATGCCGATAGGAAACATCAAGGGGTAG